In a single window of the Anguilla rostrata isolate EN2019 chromosome 4, ASM1855537v3, whole genome shotgun sequence genome:
- the rnf11b gene encoding RING finger protein 11b isoform X2, protein MRKQNHRGYSKEQIQVPVYHPTPSQARLATQLTEEEQVRIAQRIGLIQHLPKGVYDAGRDGSEKKIRECVICMMDFVYGDPIRFLPCMHIYHMDCIDDWLMRSFTCPSCMEPVDAALLSSYETN, encoded by the exons ATGAGGAAACAAAACCACAGGGGATACTCAAAG GAGCAGATCCAGGTGCCCGTGTACCACCCCACGCCCAGCCAGGCCCGGCTGGCCACGCAGCTGAcggaggaggagcaggtgcGCATCGCCCAGCGCATCGGCCTCATCCAGCACCTGCCCAAGGGCGTGTACGACGCCGGCAGGGACGGCTCCGAGAAGAAGATCCGAGA gtgtgtgatctGTATGATGGACTTTGTGTACGGGGACCCCATCCGGTTCCTGCCCTGCATGCACATCTACCACATGGACTGCATAGACGACTGGCTCATGCGCTCCTTCACCTGTCCGTCCTGCATGGAGCCCGTGgatgctgctctgctctcttcCTATGAGACCAactga
- the rnf11b gene encoding RING finger protein 11b isoform X1 → MGNCLKSPTSDDISLLHESQSDRASYGDGTDPDQEPPPPYQEQIQVPVYHPTPSQARLATQLTEEEQVRIAQRIGLIQHLPKGVYDAGRDGSEKKIRECVICMMDFVYGDPIRFLPCMHIYHMDCIDDWLMRSFTCPSCMEPVDAALLSSYETN, encoded by the exons ATGGGCAATTGTTTGAAATCTCCGACGTCGGATGATATCTCTTTGCTGCATGAATCCCAGTCGGACAGAGCTAGTTATGGTGACGGGACAGACCCGGACCAGGAGCCACCACCGCCATACCAG GAGCAGATCCAGGTGCCCGTGTACCACCCCACGCCCAGCCAGGCCCGGCTGGCCACGCAGCTGAcggaggaggagcaggtgcGCATCGCCCAGCGCATCGGCCTCATCCAGCACCTGCCCAAGGGCGTGTACGACGCCGGCAGGGACGGCTCCGAGAAGAAGATCCGAGA gtgtgtgatctGTATGATGGACTTTGTGTACGGGGACCCCATCCGGTTCCTGCCCTGCATGCACATCTACCACATGGACTGCATAGACGACTGGCTCATGCGCTCCTTCACCTGTCCGTCCTGCATGGAGCCCGTGgatgctgctctgctctcttcCTATGAGACCAactga